In Gemmatimonadota bacterium, a single window of DNA contains:
- a CDS encoding XdhC family protein, which produces MTDAFSLPSGPAAVATLIATEGTSPKEAGAKMWVDASGAIVGAVTIGGCVDARVIEESARVLAEGRAMVLEMSLGDEDAWALGMTCGGSIEVLIEPVNAAAPADPIARALRLAQEEMTAGRRVVIVAPLDGRAERLVVFERGQRAGTLGEPALDAAAMAACTAYFERGRSGTSTLEQASGATRLYFEVHAPPSTLVVFGATHVAMPLVEMARVLGLRTVVVDGRERFATRERFPTADELIVGMPSEIAERLPLGAHSLVVLLSHDYKYDLPVLRAVLASEAVYVGCLGSARRGKAMLEFLADEGVPSAQLERVRIPVGLDIGARSASEIALSVLSEALAVERGRAGGAMRDRRRAASDGAA; this is translated from the coding sequence ATGACTGATGCGTTTTCGCTCCCCAGCGGCCCGGCGGCGGTCGCCACCTTGATCGCCACCGAGGGCACGTCGCCCAAGGAGGCCGGCGCCAAGATGTGGGTCGATGCCTCCGGGGCCATCGTGGGGGCCGTCACGATCGGCGGCTGTGTCGACGCCCGCGTGATCGAGGAGTCGGCGCGTGTCCTGGCCGAGGGCCGGGCGATGGTGCTGGAGATGTCGTTAGGCGACGAGGATGCCTGGGCGCTGGGGATGACCTGCGGGGGATCGATCGAGGTCCTCATCGAGCCGGTGAATGCCGCGGCCCCCGCCGACCCGATCGCGCGGGCGCTGCGCCTGGCGCAAGAGGAGATGACCGCCGGTCGCCGTGTCGTGATCGTCGCGCCGCTCGACGGACGCGCCGAGCGCCTCGTCGTCTTCGAGCGGGGGCAACGGGCCGGGACCCTGGGTGAGCCCGCCCTCGACGCAGCCGCCATGGCCGCCTGCACGGCGTATTTTGAGCGTGGACGCTCAGGGACCAGCACTCTCGAGCAGGCGTCGGGAGCGACACGCCTCTACTTCGAGGTGCACGCCCCACCCAGTACGCTGGTCGTCTTCGGCGCGACGCACGTGGCGATGCCGTTGGTCGAGATGGCGCGCGTGCTCGGGCTGCGCACGGTCGTCGTCGACGGGCGCGAGCGCTTTGCCACCCGCGAACGATTCCCGACGGCCGACGAACTCATCGTCGGGATGCCCTCCGAGATCGCCGAGCGCCTGCCGCTTGGCGCGCACTCGCTCGTCGTGCTGCTGTCGCACGACTACAAATACGACTTGCCGGTGCTGCGGGCCGTCCTCGCGTCCGAGGCTGTCTACGTGGGGTGCCTCGGGAGTGCGCGCCGCGGCAAGGCGATGCTCGAGTTCCTGGCCGACGAAGGGGTGCCGTCGGCGCAACTCGAGCGCGTGCGCATTCCTGTCGGGCTGGATATCGGCGCGCGGAGCGCATCCGAGATCGCCTTGAGCGTGCTGTCGGAGGCGCTCGCGGTGGAACGCGGGCGCGCGGGAGGGGCGATGCGCGACCGTCGGCGCGCCGCGAGCGACGGCGCGGCGTGA
- a CDS encoding iron-sulfur cluster assembly scaffold protein, translated as MSTPYGPVLIAHFRNPHNQGTLASPTISQEGTNPLCGDRVRIELLLDGDIVRDARFTANACAICVASASMLTDLVRNAPLDEVETLLVDDVLRSLDARIPQMRMNCVRLPLTVMHAAVNLHRRASARPEVA; from the coding sequence ATGAGTACACCGTATGGTCCGGTCCTCATCGCCCATTTTCGCAATCCCCATAACCAGGGGACGCTCGCCTCGCCCACCATCTCGCAGGAAGGGACGAATCCGTTGTGCGGCGATCGCGTGCGCATCGAGTTGCTGCTGGATGGCGACATCGTGCGCGACGCGCGCTTCACCGCGAACGCCTGCGCCATCTGTGTGGCGTCGGCCTCGATGCTGACCGACCTGGTACGCAACGCCCCGCTGGATGAGGTGGAAACGCTGCTGGTGGACGACGTGCTGCGCTCGCTCGACGCCCGCATCCCGCAGATGCGGATGAACTGCGTGCGATTGCCGCTGACGGTCATGCATGCGGCGGTCAACCTCCATCGCCGGGCGTCGGCCCGGCCGGAGGTGGCATGA
- a CDS encoding nucleotidyltransferase family protein, which translates to MIAALVLAAGRGDRFGGDKVVAELFGIPLVRHVVDRLSLAGLSPVIVVAGQSIEAVSAALEGSDAMIIENPRPEEGMSSSLRLGVEAIPEECDAFLVALGDQPLIDVTVVRALIDTWRDSNAAAVVPVYRDGRGNPVLFDSTMARRLRSLEGDAGARDLLHAMGDRVVRITLEADAPRDVDTPDDLRALGG; encoded by the coding sequence ATGATCGCGGCGCTGGTGCTGGCCGCCGGGCGCGGCGATCGTTTCGGGGGGGACAAGGTGGTCGCCGAGCTGTTTGGCATTCCGCTCGTGCGGCACGTGGTCGACCGGTTGTCGCTGGCGGGGCTCTCGCCGGTGATCGTCGTCGCCGGCCAGTCGATCGAGGCCGTGAGCGCGGCGCTGGAAGGGAGCGACGCGATGATCATCGAGAACCCTCGCCCCGAGGAGGGGATGAGCAGTTCCCTTCGACTTGGCGTCGAGGCGATCCCGGAGGAGTGCGACGCCTTCCTGGTGGCGCTGGGAGACCAGCCGCTCATCGACGTGACGGTCGTGCGCGCCCTGATCGACACCTGGCGCGACTCGAACGCAGCGGCCGTCGTTCCGGTGTACCGCGATGGCCGGGGGAATCCGGTCCTCTTCGATTCGACGATGGCCCGGCGGCTCCGGTCCCTGGAGGGAGACGCCGGGGCGCGCGACCTGTTGCACGCCATGGGCGACCGCGTGGTGCGGATCACGCTCGAGGCGGACGCACCGCGCGACGTCGACACACCGGACGACCTGCGGGCGCTGGGCGGCTGA
- a CDS encoding amino acid permease, translated as MAVALKRTLGTTDLTLLVIGNVIGSGIFLVPSSVLQQSGGSVAVASAVWLVGGVLSLLGALSYGELGAMEQGSGGLYAYIRDGFGALPAFLYGWTLFFVIGSGTVATLAVAAANYMGQFAELSLVAKKAIAIGLILLMAVINVRGTRESASVQNVATGIKVVAILVMSLILFTLGSGGSLPASPSTPNISSVGLSIISVLWAYEGWQYVTFVASESVNPQRSLPRAIVAGTLTLIAIYLLANFAYLAALGPDRVAASDRVASEAISQVLGPAAGSVIAIAIIISMYSAAHATVITAPRVYFSMAQDGLFFRRLAEVHPRFGTPALAISANCAWAAVLALTGTFQQLLTYVVFVGWIFYALGAAAVIALRIKRPDAPRPFRVPGYPFTPLIFVLAAAAIVLNTIVEQPMQSAIGIGMVLLGVPAFAFWRSRQRGGEEAGARG; from the coding sequence ATGGCCGTCGCCCTCAAGCGAACGTTAGGCACGACTGACCTCACGCTCCTGGTGATCGGAAACGTCATCGGAAGCGGGATCTTCCTCGTTCCATCGTCGGTGCTGCAGCAGAGCGGAGGCTCGGTCGCGGTGGCCAGCGCGGTCTGGCTGGTCGGCGGCGTCCTCTCGCTCCTTGGCGCCCTGTCGTACGGCGAGCTGGGGGCGATGGAGCAGGGGTCGGGGGGGCTGTACGCCTACATTCGCGATGGATTCGGCGCGCTCCCCGCCTTCCTGTATGGATGGACGCTCTTCTTCGTGATCGGGAGCGGCACGGTGGCAACGCTCGCGGTCGCCGCGGCCAACTACATGGGGCAGTTCGCGGAGCTGTCGCTCGTGGCCAAGAAGGCCATCGCGATCGGGCTGATCCTGCTGATGGCGGTGATCAACGTGCGTGGGACGCGCGAGAGCGCCTCGGTCCAGAACGTGGCGACCGGGATCAAGGTGGTGGCGATCCTGGTGATGAGCCTCATCCTGTTCACGCTGGGATCGGGCGGTTCGCTACCGGCGTCGCCCTCGACCCCCAACATCTCGTCCGTCGGGCTGTCGATCATCTCGGTGCTCTGGGCCTACGAGGGATGGCAGTATGTCACGTTCGTCGCGAGCGAGTCGGTCAACCCGCAGCGCAGCCTTCCGCGCGCCATCGTGGCCGGGACGCTGACGCTCATCGCGATCTACCTGCTGGCGAACTTCGCCTATCTCGCGGCGCTCGGCCCCGATCGAGTCGCCGCGTCGGATCGTGTGGCCAGCGAAGCGATCTCGCAGGTCCTTGGACCGGCGGCGGGGAGCGTCATCGCGATCGCCATCATCATCTCGATGTACAGCGCGGCGCACGCGACGGTGATTACGGCTCCCCGCGTCTACTTCTCGATGGCGCAGGACGGGCTGTTCTTTCGGCGACTGGCCGAAGTCCACCCGCGCTTCGGGACCCCCGCGCTGGCGATCTCGGCGAACTGCGCGTGGGCGGCGGTACTCGCCTTGACCGGGACGTTCCAGCAGCTGCTGACGTACGTGGTGTTCGTGGGGTGGATCTTCTATGCCCTCGGGGCCGCGGCGGTCATCGCCTTGCGCATCAAGCGCCCCGACGCGCCGCGCCCCTTCCGCGTGCCCGGCTATCCGTTCACCCCGCTCATCTTCGTCCTGGCGGCCGCGGCGATCGTACTCAACACCATTGTCGAGCAACCCATGCAGTCGGCGATCGGTATTGGGATGGTCCTGCTGGGCGTTCCGGCGTTCGCGTTCTGGCGTTCGCGCCAGCGCGGAGGTGAGGAGGCGGGCGCGCGCGGCTAG
- a CDS encoding SusC/RagA family TonB-linked outer membrane protein encodes MTRNCLTGRAGPAPGVSTRRRWALALALAIGITPIAARAQATGVVAGSVVDARTLRGVDGAQVSVEGGTLGALTDASGGFRIAGVTGAQVTLQVRRIGYRPSSQVVRVGRTDIRITLTEQVATLSELVITGTAEPVEKRSIGNSVTKVDAAAVQSIAPAADVSSLINGRAPGVVLMGGSGAVGSGPRIRVRGAASLSLSDQPLIYIDGIRVPNDVSQGPQSQFFSSGVISRMNDLDPENIESIEVIKGPSAATLYGTEANNGVIQITTKRGKAGRAVTTLNTRLGNNWFQGAEGRIGRTYRRLADGSISAWNPVAVERAEGRDLFNNGLSQSYNMGINGGSDMARYNFNGTYDNDKGIEPTNHLWRWSGAGNVSISPYKSLDIQASFNTSQGRINVPQEAGGGAWFSLYFGQTPVTDAEKLRRGYYSAPPEAFWGAFKQYQDVKRTTGSLAFNHRVGTWLSQRLIVGNDFTGENNVNQTQRMGPFFRQFFGNPTDQNGTKLTRRRELAVTSVDYAATAKKMLFGFQTSTSFGAQYFKRQTYALAARGEGFPAGGLTLVDAAATTFGGEDFFENSTLGFYGQEQFNLNDRLYFTAAIRVDNNSAFGEDFSWTTYPKVAGTWVINEEPWFKLGWINQLKLRAAYGQTGQQPAVNSALRTYSATTGGDGASAVTPQSLGNANLKPERGAEIEFGFDGAFLNERLSADLTFYRRNTSDGILSQDVAPSSGFSGSRFINIGGIQSQGVELATRLNAYSSNNLNVDFGFNISKNDNQVTDLGDLPLAVDQNGNKYIQVGAQRHIVGKPVASYYDLKVVKADFDATTKRAINMICDDGKGGTVACLTSLGQPNAPRVFIGRPDPSLEGSFNSTVTLYRSWRLYAQFDFKGGNRILNNNDRARCQVFAQCLANLEPEKYDPVYVAQIQSSNILRHWVYQDASFTRLREVSVAYQMAPRWAQLVGARSGSLTLSGRNLALWTSYGGTDPENFFSLEQFARTEQAQVPPLAQVMFSLSLSF; translated from the coding sequence ATGACGAGGAACTGTCTGACGGGACGAGCCGGGCCTGCCCCCGGCGTAAGCACACGACGTCGGTGGGCCCTCGCGCTCGCGCTGGCGATTGGCATCACGCCGATCGCGGCACGGGCGCAGGCGACGGGTGTCGTCGCCGGATCGGTGGTGGACGCCCGCACGCTTCGCGGCGTGGATGGGGCGCAAGTGTCCGTTGAAGGCGGGACACTGGGCGCCCTCACCGACGCCAGCGGCGGCTTCCGCATCGCGGGGGTCACCGGTGCGCAGGTCACGTTGCAGGTGCGGCGCATCGGCTACCGTCCATCCTCCCAAGTCGTGCGCGTCGGGCGAACCGACATCCGGATCACGCTTACGGAGCAGGTGGCGACGCTCAGCGAGTTGGTGATCACCGGGACGGCCGAGCCGGTCGAGAAGCGATCGATCGGCAACTCCGTGACGAAGGTGGACGCCGCAGCGGTGCAGAGCATCGCCCCAGCGGCCGATGTCTCCAGCCTCATCAACGGCCGCGCGCCGGGGGTGGTGCTGATGGGTGGGTCGGGGGCGGTCGGCTCCGGTCCGCGTATCCGCGTGCGCGGTGCCGCGTCGCTGTCGCTCTCCGACCAGCCGCTCATCTACATCGATGGCATTCGCGTGCCCAACGACGTGTCGCAGGGGCCGCAGTCGCAGTTCTTCTCGTCAGGCGTCATCTCGCGCATGAACGACCTCGATCCCGAGAACATCGAGAGCATCGAGGTCATCAAGGGGCCGTCGGCGGCCACGCTGTATGGCACCGAGGCCAACAACGGCGTCATCCAGATCACGACGAAGCGCGGCAAGGCCGGACGCGCCGTGACCACGCTCAACACGCGCTTGGGGAACAACTGGTTCCAGGGAGCCGAGGGGCGCATTGGCAGGACGTACCGCCGCCTTGCCGACGGCTCGATCTCGGCGTGGAATCCCGTAGCGGTGGAGCGTGCGGAGGGGCGCGACCTGTTCAACAATGGCCTCTCCCAGAGCTACAACATGGGGATCAACGGCGGGTCCGATATGGCTCGCTACAACTTCAACGGCACGTACGACAACGATAAGGGGATCGAGCCGACCAACCACCTGTGGCGGTGGAGCGGTGCGGGAAATGTCTCGATCTCGCCGTACAAGTCGCTCGACATTCAGGCTTCGTTCAATACCTCTCAGGGACGCATCAACGTTCCGCAGGAGGCCGGCGGCGGTGCCTGGTTCTCGCTGTACTTCGGCCAGACGCCGGTGACCGACGCCGAGAAGCTGCGTCGCGGCTACTACTCGGCACCGCCCGAAGCGTTCTGGGGTGCGTTCAAGCAGTATCAGGACGTGAAGCGCACCACGGGATCTCTTGCGTTCAACCACCGGGTGGGCACCTGGCTCAGCCAGCGCCTCATCGTCGGCAACGACTTCACGGGGGAGAACAACGTCAACCAGACGCAGCGGATGGGACCGTTCTTCCGCCAGTTCTTCGGCAACCCCACGGACCAGAACGGCACGAAGCTCACGCGCCGCCGGGAGCTGGCGGTGACGTCGGTCGACTACGCCGCGACGGCCAAGAAGATGCTGTTCGGCTTCCAGACGTCGACGTCGTTCGGCGCGCAGTACTTCAAGCGGCAGACGTACGCGCTGGCCGCGCGCGGCGAGGGATTCCCGGCCGGCGGACTGACGCTGGTCGACGCTGCCGCGACGACGTTTGGCGGCGAGGACTTCTTCGAGAACTCGACGCTCGGCTTCTACGGCCAGGAGCAGTTCAACCTGAACGACCGCCTGTACTTCACGGCGGCGATTCGCGTTGACAACAACTCGGCGTTCGGCGAGGACTTCTCGTGGACGACCTACCCGAAAGTTGCCGGAACGTGGGTGATCAACGAAGAGCCGTGGTTCAAGCTCGGGTGGATCAACCAGCTCAAGCTGCGCGCGGCCTATGGGCAGACCGGGCAGCAACCGGCAGTGAACTCCGCGCTGCGCACCTACTCGGCCACGACGGGTGGTGATGGCGCGTCTGCGGTCACGCCGCAGTCGCTTGGTAACGCCAACCTCAAGCCGGAGCGCGGGGCCGAGATCGAGTTCGGCTTCGACGGCGCGTTTCTCAACGAGCGCCTGAGCGCCGACCTCACGTTCTATCGTCGCAACACCAGCGACGGCATCCTGTCGCAGGATGTGGCGCCGTCGTCGGGCTTCTCGGGATCGCGCTTCATCAACATCGGCGGGATCCAGAGCCAGGGGGTCGAGCTGGCGACGCGCTTGAATGCCTACTCCAGCAACAATCTCAACGTCGACTTCGGCTTCAACATCTCGAAGAACGACAACCAGGTGACCGACCTCGGCGACTTGCCGCTGGCGGTGGACCAGAATGGTAACAAGTACATCCAGGTCGGGGCGCAGCGTCACATCGTCGGGAAGCCGGTGGCGTCGTATTACGACCTCAAGGTCGTGAAGGCCGACTTCGATGCGACGACCAAGCGCGCCATCAACATGATCTGCGATGACGGCAAGGGTGGCACGGTGGCCTGCCTCACGTCGCTCGGCCAGCCCAATGCGCCGCGCGTCTTCATCGGGCGTCCTGACCCGAGCCTCGAAGGGTCGTTCAACTCGACGGTCACGCTCTACCGCTCGTGGCGCCTGTACGCGCAGTTCGACTTCAAGGGTGGCAACCGCATCCTGAACAACAACGACCGCGCGCGTTGCCAGGTGTTTGCGCAGTGCCTCGCCAACCTCGAACCGGAGAAGTACGACCCGGTCTACGTGGCGCAGATCCAGTCGTCGAACATCCTGCGGCATTGGGTTTACCAGGACGCGAGCTTCACGCGCTTGCGCGAGGTGTCGGTGGCGTATCAAATGGCGCCACGCTGGGCGCAGTTGGTGGGGGCACGGAGCGGTTCGCTCACGCTGTCCGGGCGCAACCTCGCGCTCTGGACGTCGTACGGCGGCACCGACCCGGAGAACTTCTTCTCCCTCGAGCAGTTCGCGCGCACCGAGCAGGCCCAGGTGCCGCCGCTGGCCCAGGTGATGTTCTCGCTCTCGCTCAGCTTCTGA
- a CDS encoding RagB/SusD family nutrient uptake outer membrane protein has product MTNHRSMSSARRIARTGMAVLAASLGSGVLTACSTLLEADAPSRILESTLLVPSNAPVIVAGAVADFECAFGNFILTGGTVADEFSDSQANAATWDIDRRTNIPSSALYSTGACNGFGVYTPISTARFQADQAIKLLEKWTDAEVTGRTTLIARAAAYAGYSYIMMGEMFCSAAFDLGPELQPAAVFALAEQRFTRAIDTPGVPSDIKTMALVGRARARINLGKKAEAAADAGQVPDGFVFTAKTTAAAGRAENRLFRFNNTNGTITVDSTFRGLTVNGVPDPRVPVVDAGRGGSMPTVRLWTQQKYKALTDVLPIATWREARLIQAEAAGGQTAVGLINALRARAGVNLAPFASTVETAIQAQVQEERRRELFVEGHRLYDTIRFNVPLKPAVGAAFPNGGGTYGANKCLPLPDVERLNNPSIGG; this is encoded by the coding sequence ATGACGAACCATCGCTCCATGTCGAGCGCGCGGCGGATCGCCCGAACCGGGATGGCCGTGCTGGCCGCCTCGCTCGGTAGCGGAGTCCTCACCGCGTGCAGCACCTTGCTCGAGGCCGACGCCCCGAGCCGTATCCTCGAATCGACGCTCCTTGTCCCCTCCAACGCCCCGGTGATCGTGGCCGGCGCCGTGGCGGACTTCGAGTGCGCATTCGGAAACTTCATCCTCACGGGCGGGACGGTCGCCGACGAGTTCTCCGACTCGCAAGCGAACGCCGCCACGTGGGACATTGACCGACGCACCAACATTCCGTCCTCGGCACTCTATTCGACTGGCGCGTGCAACGGATTCGGGGTCTATACGCCGATCTCCACCGCGCGCTTCCAGGCCGACCAGGCCATCAAGCTGCTGGAGAAGTGGACGGACGCCGAGGTGACGGGACGCACGACGCTGATCGCCCGGGCCGCGGCATACGCCGGCTACTCGTACATCATGATGGGAGAGATGTTCTGCTCCGCGGCGTTCGATCTCGGACCGGAGTTGCAGCCGGCGGCAGTCTTCGCCCTCGCCGAACAGCGCTTCACACGGGCGATCGACACGCCAGGGGTGCCGTCCGACATCAAGACCATGGCGCTCGTGGGTCGTGCGCGCGCGCGCATCAACCTCGGCAAGAAAGCCGAGGCGGCGGCCGATGCGGGTCAGGTCCCTGATGGCTTCGTGTTCACGGCGAAGACGACGGCAGCGGCAGGGCGGGCCGAGAACCGGCTGTTCCGTTTCAACAATACGAACGGGACCATCACGGTCGATTCGACGTTCCGCGGCCTCACGGTGAACGGCGTCCCGGATCCCCGTGTCCCGGTGGTGGACGCCGGGCGTGGTGGATCGATGCCCACGGTACGCCTCTGGACGCAGCAGAAGTACAAGGCGCTCACCGACGTGCTGCCGATCGCCACGTGGCGCGAGGCGCGGCTGATCCAGGCCGAAGCCGCTGGTGGCCAGACGGCGGTCGGGCTGATCAATGCGCTTCGCGCCCGGGCCGGTGTGAATCTCGCGCCATTCGCCAGCACAGTGGAAACGGCAATCCAGGCGCAGGTGCAGGAGGAGCGGCGTCGCGAGCTGTTCGTCGAGGGGCACCGGTTGTATGACACGATCCGTTTCAATGTGCCGCTCAAGCCGGCGGTCGGGGCCGCGTTCCCGAACGGCGGTGGTACATATGGCGCGAACAAGTGCCTCCCGCTTCCCGACGTGGAGCGGTTGAACAACCCGAGCATCGGCGGCTAG